The Daucus carota subsp. sativus chromosome 2, DH1 v3.0, whole genome shotgun sequence genome includes a window with the following:
- the LOC135150191 gene encoding uncharacterized protein LOC135150191, translated as MPPTRHTRANSNPEGTNSTNNNNGNQNVNTCTVDPAVAQLIQILAQQTVHFTRQQQHQENPRVTLKTFQAVHPPEFKGSADRVVAQTWLMEMEKCFELVPANVEQKTKFASHYLKNEATYWWESVKNMEGTVEITWERFEELFLEKYFPRFLQVQMELNFLELKQGNMSVVEYENKFAELARFVPTYVETDRQKAKRFQQGLKPWIRSKLAILQLDTYAAVVEKAMIAETENESFQKSKENKKRKPENREGPSHLGRFQNQKKGKFQPGRNPNFKKQILGSSGHGSRFVIGSQANQQRPSIAECQICGKRHGGVCNKLNVVCFKCNQKGHYSRECQNQPVIRDQAIRGSTSKAPAIGYACFKYGKQGHIARDCKTSAPVSNALRIMGTIPEVNEPPRVRVFNMSENDAIQDANVVTGTLNVNSLNAKVLIDSGTTRSFISQAFVDKLNCLVELLNEATNVANQDRILVD; from the coding sequence atgcctccaacaagacatactcgtgccaacagCAACCCTGAAGGCACCAACAGTACCAATAATAACAATGGCAACCAGAATGTCAACACATGCACAGTAGATCCTGCTGTTgcccaactaattcaaattttggccCAACAAACTGTTCACTTTACCCGgcaacagcaacatcaagagaatcctagggtaactcttaaaacttttcaggcagttcatcccccagagtttaagggctcagcagatcGTGTTGTAGCCCAAACATGGTTAATGgaaatggaaaagtgttttgaGTTAGTTCCAGCAAATGTGGAAcagaaaacaaagtttgccagtcattacttaaagaatgaagcgacgtattggtgggaatctgttaagaatatggaaggtacagttgagattacttgggagaggtttgaggaattgtttttagaaaagtattttcctaggtttcttcaGGTTCAAATGGAGTTAAACTTTTTAGAgctgaaacaaggaaatatgtctgtggttgagtatgagaataagtttgcggaattggccaggtttgtgccaacttatgtagagacagataggcagaaagcaaagaggTTCCAGCAAGGTCTGAAGCCTTGGATTAGGAGCAAGTTAGCCATTTTACAATTGGACACTTATGCGGCAGTTGTTGAGAAAGCAATGATTGCGGAGACTGAAAATGAGTCGTTTCAAAAGTCTAAGGAGAATAAGAAAAGAAAGCCGGAAAATAGAGAGGGACCATCCCATTTAGGGAGGTTCCAAAAtcagaagaaagggaaatttcaaCCAGGAAGGAATCCCAACTTTAAGAAACAAATACTAGGCAGTAGTGGACATGGTAGTCGTTTTGTTATTGGGAGTCAGGCCAATCAGCAGAGGCCTTCTATAGCAGAATGCCAGATATGTGGGAAAAGACATGGAGGAGTGTGCAACAAACTGAATGTGGTGTGTTTTAAGTGCAACCAGAAAGGACACTATTCTAGGGAATGTCAGAATCAACCAGTGATAAGAGATCAGGCGATCAGGGGCTCAACAAGTAAAGCTCCAGCTATAGGATATGCATGTTTCAAATATGGAAAGCAGGGACATATAGCTAGGGATTGTAAGACATCAGCCCCAGTTAGTAATGCACTTAGGATCATGGGAACTATTCCAGAAGTGAATGAGCCTCCTAGGGTGAGAGTTTTTAACATGTCAGAGAATGATGCTATTCAAGATGCTAATGTGGTGACAGGTACGCTTAACGTAAATTCTTTAAATGCtaaggtgttaattgattcaggaactactagatcatttatttctcaagcttttgttgataagttaaATTGTCTGGTTGAGTTGTTGAATGAGGCTACGAATGTAGCTAATCAGGATCGTATTCTTGTTGATTGA